A single genomic interval of Psychroserpens sp. NJDZ02 harbors:
- a CDS encoding efflux RND transporter periplasmic adaptor subunit, translating into MKHIITLSFLAILLASCNGDKKNTVEKVLEKNNLKEIRTKRAELVTAQDAIHSKIKLLDDRIKTLDSTQNTPLITTFEAKEEVFNHVLELQGNVTTKNLLIITPEYNGILTNVYVKEGQRVSKGQVLAKIDDGGLSQQLAQYKIQSNLAKTTFERQKRLWNQKIGSEIQFLQAQSSYLSQQEAINQIQQQLNKTTVRAPFSGTIDDVITEKGSVVGAGQTPLMQIVNLDNMYIETDVPESYVSSVIKGKNVNVEFAVLGKTIDTKIRQAGDVINPANRTFKVEIDVPNKDKSIKPNLTARLKINDYTNDKAILVPQSIISENAEGEQYVYIVSDKKENNEGVVNKVIIKTGKTQGDVIEVLDGIPNGAELILEGARSVKDGQTVKVINY; encoded by the coding sequence ATGAAACATATAATAACACTCTCTTTTTTAGCTATTTTATTAGCCTCTTGCAATGGAGATAAAAAAAATACAGTCGAAAAAGTTTTAGAAAAAAACAATCTAAAAGAGATACGAACTAAAAGAGCAGAATTAGTAACAGCACAGGATGCTATTCACTCTAAAATAAAATTATTAGACGACAGAATTAAAACATTAGATAGCACGCAAAACACACCTTTAATTACCACTTTTGAAGCTAAAGAAGAAGTATTTAATCATGTTTTAGAATTACAAGGTAACGTAACAACTAAAAACCTATTAATCATTACACCTGAATACAACGGTATACTAACTAATGTATATGTCAAAGAAGGGCAACGTGTTTCTAAAGGGCAGGTTTTAGCAAAAATTGATGATGGTGGATTAAGCCAACAATTAGCACAATATAAAATACAATCTAATTTAGCCAAAACAACTTTTGAACGTCAGAAAAGATTATGGAATCAAAAAATTGGTAGCGAAATTCAGTTTTTGCAAGCGCAATCGTCTTACCTATCTCAACAAGAGGCCATCAATCAAATACAACAACAATTAAACAAAACAACAGTTAGAGCACCTTTTAGCGGAACCATTGACGATGTTATTACAGAAAAAGGAAGTGTTGTTGGTGCTGGACAAACACCACTTATGCAAATTGTAAACTTAGACAATATGTATATTGAAACAGATGTTCCAGAAAGTTATGTCTCTTCAGTTATTAAAGGTAAAAATGTAAATGTAGAATTTGCCGTTTTAGGGAAAACAATAGATACTAAAATTCGTCAAGCAGGAGACGTAATTAATCCAGCTAACAGAACTTTTAAAGTAGAAATTGATGTACCAAATAAAGACAAAAGCATCAAGCCCAACTTAACAGCTAGACTTAAAATTAACGATTACACCAACGACAAAGCCATTTTAGTACCACAAAGTATTATTTCTGAAAATGCAGAAGGTGAGCAGTACGTCTATATTGTTTCAGACAAAAAAGAGAATAATGAAGGTGTTGTAAACAAGGTCATCATTAAAACAGGAAAGACACAAGGCGATGTTATTGAAGTCCTAGACGGTATCCCTAATGGGGCCGAATTAATTTTAGAAGGTGCCCGTAGTGTTAAAGATGGACAAACTGTTAAGGTAATAAACTACTAA
- a CDS encoding efflux RND transporter permease subunit, protein MTKKKKQVDTEFGLSSWAINNKTTMYVLIAVIFYLGISSFFSMPRENFPEVNETKIYVSSIYPGNTAEDIEKLISDPLEDKLKTVSNVVEITSTSQEDYSMLIVEFDDGITVDQAKQKVKDEIDTETSGEDWPTFNGAKVEPDVFELSISEEMPILNINISGDYPIQKLKEFAEFLQDEIEDLQEIKKADIRGAQEKEVEVAVDIYKMMAAEVTFNDIIGAINNGNLTMSAGNLKASGQRRTIRVLGEIEKPSELENFVVKSEKGKSIYLKDLATVSFKEEDKTTFAREYGHPVVMLDVKKRAGKNMVAAAEQIQVIVADAIANVFPPDLTVTIVNDQSSKTIGQVDDLVNNIIFGVILVVAVLMFFLGFKNALFVGFAIPMSMFMSLMILELLGQSLNTMVLFGLIMGLGMLVDNGIVVVENVYRLMEDEGMGRIEAAKKGIGEIAFPIIISTATTVAAFIPLGLWPGIMGEFMKILPITLSVVLGSSLFVAIFFNSVLVSKFMTIEDKDMPLKQIIRTSIIVAGIGILILAFGGTYRGLGTVMIFTAIMLWAYRFFIRKWANSFQNKALVNLENWYERKLRSALSGWRPYVLSVGTFLLLIASFIAFGISLSAKRTKVEFFPDNKPNQIIVYIEYPEGTAIEKTNGITKEIEKRVFTVLNQDLYMSKGKNFLVESTVSQVGEGAGNPQTDGGSAAEMPHKAKITASMREYKFRKGEDSELLRQKVQAALVGIYPGVLISVEKDVNGPPVGPPINIEIEGNDYNELINTAEAMREFINTKSIAGIDELKIDVNKDKPTMRVTIDREKAGELGISAAQVGQQLRSSVFGSKAGVYKEDGDDYDIYVRFNAENRYNKSALFNQNITFRDNTGQIKSIPISAIIKYENNSGFSAIKHKDTRRVVTVYSALSPGFTDASAIVSQIQNEMKSYEDLPNGIKIDYTGQIEEQNKQMLFLVGAFFTGLGLIFFILIFQFNSVSKPTIIMIAIFLSFIGVFGGIVISGSSFVIMMTMVGIISLAGIVVNNGVVLLDYAQLLIDRKKAELDLEKEDYLTNQDLFESIVRAGKARLRPVLLTAITTIFGLIPLAIGLNINFFTLFADFNPNIYMGGDNVVFWGPLAWTVIYGLLIATFLTLIVVPILFFLSVKFKMWLRDKFSSEDKEDIIAIESTFKE, encoded by the coding sequence ATGACTAAAAAGAAAAAACAAGTCGATACCGAATTTGGTTTATCATCGTGGGCAATTAACAATAAAACCACAATGTATGTCCTGATTGCAGTAATCTTTTATTTAGGGATTTCTTCATTCTTTAGCATGCCTAGAGAAAATTTCCCAGAAGTTAATGAAACTAAAATTTATGTTAGTTCTATTTACCCAGGAAATACTGCAGAAGATATAGAAAAACTAATCTCTGACCCTTTAGAAGACAAACTAAAAACGGTTAGTAATGTTGTAGAAATCACCTCAACCTCTCAAGAAGATTACTCTATGTTAATTGTAGAGTTTGATGATGGGATTACCGTCGATCAAGCCAAGCAAAAGGTAAAGGATGAAATTGATACCGAAACTTCTGGAGAAGACTGGCCAACGTTTAATGGCGCTAAAGTAGAACCTGATGTTTTTGAGTTAAGCATTTCGGAAGAAATGCCAATCTTGAACATTAATATTTCAGGAGATTACCCTATTCAGAAATTAAAAGAATTTGCTGAATTTCTTCAAGATGAAATTGAAGATTTACAAGAAATTAAAAAAGCGGACATCCGTGGTGCACAAGAAAAAGAAGTTGAAGTTGCTGTAGACATCTATAAAATGATGGCTGCCGAAGTTACTTTTAACGATATTATTGGAGCTATTAATAACGGAAACCTGACTATGTCTGCAGGTAATTTAAAAGCGAGTGGCCAACGACGTACTATTAGAGTTTTAGGTGAAATTGAAAAACCATCAGAACTTGAAAATTTTGTTGTAAAATCTGAAAAAGGAAAATCTATTTATCTAAAAGATTTAGCAACCGTTTCTTTTAAAGAAGAAGATAAAACAACATTTGCTAGAGAGTATGGTCATCCAGTAGTAATGTTAGACGTTAAAAAACGTGCTGGAAAAAATATGGTTGCTGCAGCAGAACAAATTCAGGTTATTGTTGCGGATGCTATAGCTAATGTATTCCCACCAGATTTAACGGTAACTATTGTTAACGACCAATCCTCTAAAACTATTGGTCAAGTAGATGATTTAGTAAACAACATTATTTTTGGTGTGATACTAGTCGTTGCGGTTTTAATGTTCTTTTTAGGATTTAAAAATGCCTTATTTGTTGGTTTTGCAATACCAATGTCCATGTTTATGTCATTAATGATATTAGAACTACTTGGACAGAGTTTAAATACAATGGTCCTTTTTGGTCTTATTATGGGGCTTGGTATGTTGGTCGATAATGGTATTGTAGTGGTCGAAAACGTCTACCGTTTAATGGAAGACGAAGGCATGGGGCGCATAGAAGCTGCCAAAAAAGGAATTGGAGAAATTGCTTTTCCTATAATTATCTCTACAGCCACAACAGTTGCTGCTTTTATCCCACTAGGTTTATGGCCAGGGATTATGGGAGAATTCATGAAAATATTACCTATCACGCTATCCGTAGTACTGGGGTCATCATTATTTGTTGCCATCTTTTTCAACTCGGTATTAGTCTCTAAATTCATGACTATCGAAGATAAAGACATGCCTTTAAAACAAATTATACGTACGTCAATAATAGTCGCGGGTATTGGTATCCTTATACTTGCTTTTGGAGGTACATACAGAGGCTTAGGTACTGTTATGATATTTACAGCCATTATGCTCTGGGCTTACCGTTTCTTTATCAGAAAATGGGCCAATTCTTTCCAAAACAAAGCCTTAGTCAATCTAGAAAACTGGTACGAACGTAAATTGCGTAGCGCCTTATCTGGGTGGAGACCTTATGTGTTAAGTGTTGGTACATTCTTATTACTTATTGCTTCTTTTATTGCATTTGGTATATCACTAAGCGCTAAAAGAACTAAAGTTGAGTTTTTTCCTGATAACAAACCTAATCAGATTATTGTTTATATAGAATATCCTGAAGGGACTGCTATCGAGAAAACAAACGGTATTACTAAAGAAATTGAAAAACGTGTCTTTACCGTTCTTAATCAGGACTTATACATGTCTAAAGGTAAAAACTTTTTAGTAGAAAGCACAGTATCTCAAGTTGGTGAAGGCGCTGGAAACCCACAAACAGATGGAGGATCTGCTGCAGAAATGCCACACAAAGCTAAGATCACAGCTTCTATGCGTGAATACAAATTTAGAAAAGGAGAAGATAGCGAGTTACTGCGTCAAAAAGTGCAAGCTGCTTTAGTTGGTATTTATCCTGGTGTATTAATTTCTGTAGAAAAAGATGTTAATGGACCACCTGTTGGACCACCTATTAATATTGAAATTGAAGGAAATGATTACAACGAGCTTATTAACACTGCAGAAGCAATGCGTGAGTTTATTAATACTAAAAGCATTGCTGGTATTGACGAGCTTAAAATTGATGTTAATAAAGACAAGCCAACCATGCGTGTTACTATCGACAGAGAAAAAGCTGGAGAACTAGGTATTAGTGCTGCACAAGTGGGACAACAACTACGTAGTTCGGTCTTTGGATCTAAAGCGGGTGTCTATAAAGAAGATGGTGACGATTATGATATTTACGTACGTTTTAATGCCGAAAACAGATACAACAAAAGTGCCTTGTTTAATCAAAACATTACGTTTAGAGATAACACTGGACAAATAAAAAGCATTCCGATTTCTGCTATTATTAAATACGAAAACAACTCTGGTTTTAGCGCCATTAAGCATAAAGACACAAGACGAGTCGTAACCGTGTATTCCGCATTATCACCTGGTTTTACAGATGCCTCTGCCATTGTTAGTCAGATCCAGAACGAAATGAAAAGTTATGAAGACTTACCTAACGGAATTAAAATTGATTACACCGGTCAGATTGAAGAGCAAAACAAGCAAATGTTATTCCTTGTTGGTGCCTTTTTCACAGGACTTGGATTAATCTTTTTTATATTGATATTCCAATTTAACTCCGTTTCAAAACCAACAATAATAATGATTGCTATTTTCCTTAGTTTCATTGGTGTCTTTGGTGGTATAGTCATTTCAGGAAGTTCTTTTGTAATTATGATGACCATGGTTGGAATTATATCCCTAGCCGGAATTGTAGTTAATAACGGTGTGGTACTTTTAGATTATGCCCAATTACTTATTGACAGGAAAAAAGCTGAATTAGATTTAGAAAAAGAAGATTACCTAACTAATCAAGATCTTTTTGAAAGTATTGTTAGAGCAGGTAAAGCCCGTTTACGCCCCGTATTATTAACAGCAATTACAACCATTTTCGGTTTAATTCCGTTAGCGATAGGGTTAAACATTAATTTCTTTACGCTTTTTGCAGACTTTAATCCAAACATATATATGGGAGGAGATAATGTTGTTTTTTGGGGGCCATTAGCTTGGACCGTAATTTACGGGTTACTAATTGCAACATTCTTAACTTTAATTGTGGTGCCGATTTTATTTTTCTTATCTGTAAAATTCAAAATGTGGTTAAGAGATAAGTTTTCATCTGAAGACAAAGAAGACATAATAGCTATTGAAAGTACGTTTAAAGAGTAA
- the aspS gene encoding aspartate--tRNA ligase, which translates to MYRSHNCGELTASHINTEVTLSGWVQKSRDKGFMIWVDLRDRYGITQLIFDEERTSKIILEQAQKLGREFVIQIKGTVIERESKNKNIPTGEIEVLVKELNILNESLLPPFTIEDKTDGGEDIRMKYRYLDIRRNPVKNNLIFRAKVTQEVRNFLSNNEFIEVETPYLIKSTPEGARDFVVPSRMNEGEFYALPQSPQTFKQLLMVGGMDKYFQIVKCFRDEDLRADRQPEFTQIDCEMAFVEQEDILNVFENLTRHLLKEVNGVEVDKFPRMLYDDAMRLYGNDKPDIRFGMEFGELNDVAQHKDFGVFNSAELVVGIAVPGGNAYTRKEIDKLIDWVKRPQVGALGMIYSRCNDDGTFKSSVDKFFDQDDLAKWAEKTGAKAGDLVCVLSGDTNKVRAQLSALRMELATRLGLRDPKVFAPLWVIDFPLLELDEETGHYHAMHHPFTSPKPGQIELLDTNPGDVKANAYDLVLNGNEIGGGSIRIHDKATQAIMLKHLGFSEAEAKAQFGFLMDAFEYGAPPHGGLAFGLDRLVSILGGQETIRDFIAFPKNNSGRDVMIDAPAPIDEAQLKELNLKLDL; encoded by the coding sequence ATGTACAGAAGTCACAACTGTGGTGAGTTAACAGCATCACATATAAATACAGAAGTAACCCTTTCAGGTTGGGTTCAAAAATCAAGAGACAAAGGATTTATGATTTGGGTCGATCTTCGCGATCGTTACGGAATCACGCAACTTATTTTTGATGAGGAACGTACTTCTAAAATCATACTAGAACAAGCACAAAAGCTTGGTCGCGAATTTGTTATTCAAATTAAAGGTACCGTTATAGAACGTGAATCTAAAAACAAAAATATCCCGACAGGTGAGATTGAAGTTTTAGTAAAAGAATTAAACATTCTAAACGAATCTCTATTACCTCCTTTTACTATCGAAGACAAAACTGATGGTGGTGAAGATATTAGAATGAAATACCGTTACCTTGATATTAGACGTAATCCTGTAAAAAACAACTTAATCTTTAGAGCCAAAGTAACGCAAGAGGTTAGAAACTTTTTATCAAATAATGAATTTATAGAAGTTGAAACACCATACTTAATCAAATCTACACCAGAAGGTGCTAGAGATTTTGTCGTGCCTTCTAGAATGAATGAAGGTGAATTTTACGCTTTACCACAATCTCCCCAAACCTTTAAGCAATTGCTTATGGTTGGTGGAATGGACAAATACTTCCAGATTGTAAAATGTTTTCGAGACGAAGATTTACGTGCAGACAGACAACCAGAATTTACGCAAATTGACTGCGAAATGGCGTTTGTAGAGCAAGAAGATATTTTAAATGTTTTTGAAAACTTAACACGTCATTTACTTAAAGAAGTTAATGGTGTAGAGGTTGACAAATTCCCACGTATGTTATACGACGATGCGATGCGTTTATACGGAAACGACAAACCAGACATTAGATTTGGAATGGAGTTTGGAGAACTTAATGACGTTGCACAACACAAGGACTTTGGTGTATTCAACTCGGCAGAATTAGTCGTTGGTATCGCTGTTCCTGGCGGAAATGCCTACACGCGTAAAGAAATAGATAAATTAATTGATTGGGTAAAACGTCCACAAGTTGGTGCTTTGGGTATGATTTACTCGCGTTGTAATGACGACGGAACATTCAAATCATCTGTAGATAAATTTTTCGACCAAGACGATTTAGCTAAATGGGCAGAAAAAACAGGCGCAAAAGCAGGCGATTTAGTTTGCGTGCTTTCTGGAGACACTAATAAAGTACGTGCACAATTAAGTGCGTTACGTATGGAATTAGCAACACGTCTAGGATTACGTGACCCTAAAGTATTTGCACCATTATGGGTTATTGATTTCCCTTTATTAGAGCTTGATGAAGAAACAGGGCATTACCACGCTATGCACCACCCATTTACATCTCCTAAACCAGGTCAAATAGAATTATTAGACACTAACCCAGGAGACGTAAAAGCAAATGCATACGATTTAGTCCTTAACGGAAATGAAATCGGTGGTGGATCAATACGTATCCATGATAAAGCTACACAAGCCATCATGCTTAAACATTTAGGATTTAGCGAAGCAGAAGCTAAAGCTCAATTTGGGTTCTTAATGGATGCTTTTGAATATGGCGCACCACCACACGGAGGTTTAGCTTTTGGTCTTGATAGATTAGTCTCAATTTTAGGAGGTCAAGAAACGATTAGAGATTTTATTGCCTTCCCTAAAAACAATTCCGGTAGAGATGTTATGATTGATGCCCCTGCACCAATTGATGAGGCGCAATTAAAGGAATTAAATTTAAAGCTTGATTTGTAG
- a CDS encoding chloride channel protein, with translation MPKHTILKRILIWRAKHISQRQFVYMLSILVGFTSGIGAVILKNLTHFIQHLLEGKLVKYYHTAFYFLFPIVGFTLVYLVIKYVVKGKVSHGIPSTLFSISKRKGIMKRYQMFGSLLTAPITIGFGGSVGLEGPSVATGAAISSNIARIFHMNQTTRSLLIGCAAAGALSSIFKAPIAAIIFAIEVFSLDLTIASMLPLLLASLSAILTSYFFLGGDVLLPFRIEDTFTISDVPFYAVLGIVSAITSIYFTAIYERIQKLFDRLNSPFKKILVGGSCIGILVYFIPPLYGEGFAVINNLIAGNPEKALENNFLQMDLTNIWVVIALLAGLVFFKIIASALTFGAGGVGGIFAPTLFMGSIMGNCIAKIINNIGLFKNQVSESNFTLVGMAGLMAGVLHAPLTAIFLIAEVTGGYELFIPLMLTATISFSITKYYNSHSVYTMELGRRGELITHDKDHAVLTLMDIDKVIETNFVPIYQTMNLGEIVHKAVVKSSRNIFPVIDEEFKTLKGIILLDDIRPIMFDQTLYKEVLAMDVMQNPPEIIDLEHDKMVDIMKKFQDSSAWNLPVVQNGKYVGFISKSKLLTAYRRQLINFTKS, from the coding sequence ATGCCAAAACATACTATATTAAAACGTATTTTAATCTGGAGAGCTAAGCATATATCACAAAGACAATTTGTATATATGCTAAGTATATTGGTTGGTTTTACGTCTGGCATAGGTGCTGTTATATTAAAAAACCTAACACATTTTATTCAGCATTTACTAGAAGGTAAACTAGTTAAATATTATCACACTGCATTTTATTTCTTATTTCCAATTGTAGGGTTTACCCTTGTGTATCTGGTTATAAAATATGTCGTTAAAGGCAAAGTAAGTCACGGGATTCCTTCGACCCTTTTCTCTATTTCAAAACGAAAAGGGATTATGAAACGCTACCAAATGTTTGGTTCGCTTCTAACAGCTCCTATTACCATAGGTTTTGGTGGTTCGGTTGGATTGGAAGGTCCATCTGTTGCAACAGGAGCTGCCATTAGCTCAAACATTGCACGGATATTTCACATGAATCAGACCACCAGAAGTTTATTAATTGGTTGCGCAGCTGCAGGCGCTTTGTCTTCGATATTTAAAGCACCTATTGCAGCAATCATTTTCGCAATTGAAGTCTTTAGTTTAGACTTAACGATCGCCTCCATGCTTCCCCTTTTACTAGCATCATTATCAGCGATATTAACCTCTTATTTTTTCCTTGGTGGAGACGTGTTGTTACCCTTCAGAATAGAAGATACGTTTACTATTTCAGATGTTCCCTTTTATGCTGTCTTAGGAATAGTTTCAGCCATAACCTCTATCTATTTCACTGCAATTTACGAACGGATTCAAAAGCTATTCGATCGTTTAAATTCACCTTTCAAAAAAATACTCGTTGGTGGTTCTTGCATCGGAATCTTAGTTTATTTCATACCTCCTCTATACGGAGAGGGTTTTGCTGTAATTAATAATCTTATTGCCGGAAATCCAGAAAAAGCATTAGAGAATAACTTCCTACAAATGGACCTCACAAATATTTGGGTTGTCATAGCCTTATTAGCTGGCTTAGTCTTTTTTAAAATTATTGCTAGCGCCCTTACATTTGGAGCAGGAGGTGTTGGTGGTATTTTTGCACCAACATTGTTTATGGGAAGTATTATGGGAAACTGTATTGCTAAAATAATAAACAACATTGGTCTCTTTAAAAATCAAGTTTCAGAAAGTAATTTTACACTCGTAGGAATGGCAGGATTAATGGCTGGTGTATTGCACGCTCCATTAACAGCAATTTTCTTAATAGCAGAAGTCACTGGCGGTTACGAATTATTTATTCCGCTAATGCTAACCGCTACCATTTCATTTAGTATCACCAAATACTACAATTCACATTCTGTATACACCATGGAATTAGGTAGAAGAGGAGAGCTTATCACTCATGACAAAGACCACGCTGTACTAACACTAATGGACATTGACAAAGTTATTGAGACTAATTTTGTTCCCATTTATCAAACCATGAATCTAGGCGAAATTGTTCACAAAGCCGTTGTTAAATCTAGCCGAAACATATTCCCGGTAATTGATGAAGAATTTAAAACATTAAAAGGTATTATTTTATTGGATGATATCCGTCCAATAATGTTTGATCAAACGTTATATAAAGAAGTTCTTGCAATGGACGTCATGCAAAACCCACCAGAAATAATTGATTTAGAACATGATAAAATGGTAGATATTATGAAAAAATTTCAAGATAGTAGCGCTTGGAATTTACCCGTTGTACAAAACGGAAAATATGTTGGTTTTATATCTAAATCAAAATTACTTACCGCTTATAGACGTCAATTAATTAATTTTACCAAATCTTAG
- a CDS encoding MFS transporter, translated as MKYFIALAFIASVTSIICGYWLDVNYAQKLIGFGVLGLFFVVIPLFTYHRWKDRDANEYILTKEKIEDMRKKEGDKRKL; from the coding sequence ATGAAATACTTTATCGCACTCGCTTTTATTGCCTCAGTTACTAGTATTATTTGCGGCTACTGGCTTGATGTAAACTATGCACAAAAACTAATAGGTTTTGGTGTCCTAGGCTTGTTTTTTGTAGTTATCCCATTATTTACCTACCACAGGTGGAAAGACAGAGATGCTAACGAATACATCTTGACTAAAGAAAAGATTGAAGACATGCGTAAAAAAGAAGGCGATAAACGCAAACTATAA
- a CDS encoding nucleoside deaminase: MIKPFDDTYFMKKALQEAEEAFDKGEVPVGAVIVIKNRIIARAHNLTELLNDVTAHAEMQAITAAANFLGGKYLKDCTLYVTLEPCQMCAGALYWSQISKIVYGARDDDRGCIALNTKLHPKTKMEGGVLAEEASALLKRFFIEKRNLN, encoded by the coding sequence ATGATAAAACCATTTGACGATACTTATTTTATGAAAAAAGCGCTTCAGGAAGCTGAAGAAGCTTTTGATAAAGGCGAAGTTCCAGTAGGTGCTGTAATTGTTATTAAAAACCGCATTATTGCTAGAGCACATAATTTAACAGAGCTATTAAATGATGTGACTGCACATGCCGAAATGCAAGCGATTACTGCTGCTGCTAATTTTTTAGGTGGTAAATATTTAAAAGATTGTACCTTATATGTGACTTTAGAGCCTTGCCAAATGTGTGCTGGTGCTTTGTATTGGAGTCAGATTTCTAAAATTGTATATGGAGCAAGAGATGACGATCGTGGTTGTATTGCGTTAAATACTAAACTACATCCAAAAACTAAAATGGAAGGTGGTGTGCTGGCTGAAGAGGCATCAGCATTATTAAAACGTTTTTTTATCGAAAAAAGAAACTTAAATTAA
- a CDS encoding energy transducer TonB, whose amino-acid sequence MPNYYSIKIPKPCHKDWDSMSPKDKGRFCGSCNKTVVDFTKMDSHQIQEFLQENKEQRICGHINQTQLDSINLRVPLSLIQQNHNVYKTFFFAVLIVMGTSLFSCSSKNGKPQKIDSVEVVDTLSNKVIDVLGNLAPPKKRDSTIIKKEILKPVKVRPTPHSPITGVMIANTTTTGELVMHPDPVKIDSLKTDDSFLDIEGEISIIDHTTTKAYTLHHVDQYPTFQDTLHTLSKEDGRKRFESELNQFVKTNFIKPSKADLELKGKQRIYVNFEIQKNGGIKIISIKSPHKSLELEATRVIQKLPKLIPAKKDGEIVVSRYTLPILFNTEEE is encoded by the coding sequence ATGCCTAACTACTATTCAATTAAAATACCAAAACCTTGTCATAAAGACTGGGATAGCATGTCCCCTAAAGATAAAGGACGTTTTTGTGGATCTTGTAACAAAACGGTTGTCGATTTTACTAAAATGGATTCCCATCAGATTCAAGAGTTCTTGCAAGAAAATAAAGAGCAACGCATTTGCGGACATATTAATCAAACGCAACTAGACTCCATAAACCTTAGGGTTCCACTAAGTTTAATTCAACAAAACCATAATGTTTATAAAACCTTCTTTTTTGCTGTCCTAATAGTCATGGGCACGTCACTTTTTAGCTGCTCTTCCAAAAATGGAAAACCACAAAAAATTGATAGCGTCGAAGTTGTAGACACTTTAAGTAATAAAGTCATAGATGTATTAGGCAATCTTGCACCTCCTAAAAAAAGGGATAGTACTATTATTAAAAAGGAGATATTAAAACCGGTAAAAGTTAGACCAACACCACACTCTCCAATTACTGGCGTTATGATTGCCAACACAACAACTACTGGAGAATTAGTTATGCATCCTGATCCTGTAAAAATAGACTCTCTAAAAACAGATGACTCTTTTTTAGATATTGAAGGAGAAATATCAATTATAGATCACACCACTACTAAAGCCTACACTTTACACCATGTTGACCAATACCCTACATTCCAAGACACACTACATACACTATCAAAAGAAGATGGTAGAAAACGTTTTGAATCAGAATTAAATCAATTTGTAAAAACCAATTTTATCAAACCATCAAAGGCTGATCTTGAACTAAAAGGAAAGCAGCGTATTTATGTGAATTTTGAAATTCAAAAAAATGGAGGGATAAAAATAATTTCGATCAAATCTCCACATAAATCTTTAGAATTAGAAGCAACGCGTGTAATACAAAAACTACCAAAACTTATCCCTGCTAAAAAAGATGGTGAAATCGTTGTTTCACGATATACTTTACCCATACTATTTAATACAGAAGAAGAATAA